Below is a window of Halobaculum lipolyticum DNA.
ACCGCAGGCCGTGGGCGGCTCGGGGGCCGGTCTCGCTCCGCTCGACCGTGCCCACCTCGCCGCCGTTCCGTCGAGGCCGCGGTCACTCCGAACCCACGACACCGCAGGCCGTGGGCGGCTCTGGGGCCGGTCTCGCTCCGCTCGACCGTGCCCACCTCGCCGCCGTTCCGTCGAGGCCGCGGTCACTCCGTTCCCGCGGCCTCGCTTCCCCCGAACGCGCCGCCGCGCCCCAACACGTACACCACGGGCACGAGCAGCACCGCGCCGGCGACGAACGGCGACCAGTACGCCAGCACGTACGCCGACGCCGCCACGGGCGGGCCGACGGTCCGCCCGAGGCTCCCGGCGCCCTGTGTGACGCCGAAGGCGGCGCCCTGCGTCTCGTCGCTGGCGCGGTCGGAGACGAGCGTCGACAGCGAGACGTTGAGCGCGCCGTTGCCGAACGACAGCAGCGCGCCGACGCCGAACAGCGCGACGGTCGGTCCCGTCAGGAGCGGTCCCGACAGCAGTCCGCTCCCGGGGTCGCCCGGCAGCGGCAGGAGCGCGCCGATCTCGGGCGTGAACGGGAGGAACGCCAGCGCCGCCGCCAGCGACGTGCCGCCGATCACGGCGAGTCGGACCGCGCCGAGGCGGCGTTCCAGCGGTCCGACGAGCGCGCCCTGGTTGATCGTGCCGAGGACGCCGATGTACGTGAGGAAGACGGCGGCGGCGGTCGCGTCGTAGCCGTAGAAGTCCGCCGCGAACGGGATGAACATCACCTGGATGCCCGCGAACGCGACCGAGGTGACGAAGTAGGAGGCGACGAGCGGGCGGAGCGCGTCGTCCGCGAGGGCGGTGCGGAACTGGTCGATCAGCGACCCGCTCCGCGCGCCGCTCCCGCGGGTCCGGTCCGGCTCCTTCAGCACGGCCAACGCGGCCCCGAACGCGAGGAACGACAGCCCGGCCGCGAGGAAGCTCGGGAGGGTGAACCGCGTCGTCGGGACGAACGCCGGGAGGAGCGCGTCGGCCGCCGAGACGACCGGGTCGCTGGCGGCGACGCCGCCGAGGGCGGGACCGAACACGAACCCCAGCGAGAACGCCGCGCCGACGAGGCCGAGCGCGCCCGCCCGCTTCTCCCGGGGGGTCACGTCCGCGATGTACGCCTGCGCGGCGGAGATGTTGCCGCCGGCGGCGCCCGCGAGCGTCCGCGACAGCAGGAGGGTGGCGACGGCGGCGCCGGTGCCGGCGATCGCGCCGATCTCCGTCGCGAACCCGAACACGAGCCACGCGACGCCGGCCATCGCGACCGAGAAGGCGATCACCGGCCGGCGACCGCGCTCGTCGGAGATCCGGCCCAGCGTCGGCGCCGCGAGGAACTGCGCCAGCGAGTAGGATGCGGCCGTCAGCCCGATGAACACGTCCGAGACGCCGAACGAGCGCACGTAGAAGGGGAGGATCGGGATGACGACGCCGAAGCCGAGCAGGTCGAGGAAGACGACGCCGATGACGACCGCGACGGCGCGCCGGGAGCCGCGCGGTCGGTCGGCGTCGGTCGACGAGTCGGCCGCCGCTTCGTCGGCGGCGTCGGCTCCGTCGGGTGAATCGCTCACGGCGGACCGTCGGCGTGCGGGGACTTAGCGGTCGTGGTCGGGCGGGGCGCCGGCGTCGCGGCGGGGATCAGCCGTGGCGCTCGATGACCCGCTTCGCCGCCTGCGCCTTCTCCTTCCAGCCGTAGCCGGCCTCGTACACGTGCCGTTTGCTGTCGACGAGCTGTTCGGGCGAGGCCTCCTCGAAGCCGCCGCGGTCCCACGTGCCGGAGGTGTGGAGCCAGTCGACCACGTTCTGGCGGGTCTCCTGCCACGACAGGCCGACCATCTCGTACCACGCGACCATCGCGAACACCGCGTTGTCGTGGCAGCCGGGGTAGCTCCCCTGCCGGTAGATGGTCGCCATCGGCTCGCGGGTCGGTTCGCTCACTTCCTCGCGGTAGCGTTCGGCGGTGAGGAGGCGGAGGGTGTCGCCGTCGGTCTCGACGCGCCCCTCGCGCTGGAGGAGGTCTAACGCCGCGCGGTGCAGCCCCGACCACTCGTCGTGGACGGCGTGTTGGAGGGCGGACTCGGTGACGGCGCCGTCGACGAGCACGGCGAGGACGTCGGTGTACGCCTGTTCGATGTGGTGCCACTCGGTCCCCTCGAAGTCGCAGTCGGCGTCGTGCAGGCTGTTCGTGGTGCGACAGCCGGGGCAGGGGTACGCGAACCGGGGCACGGTCGTCTGTGTGTTGCGGGAGTGGGTGGCTTAGGTGTCGTGGTTCCGGGCGCCGCGGGACCGTGGCACCCCGGCGCCTACCCGTCGACGACCGTCACGTCGGCGAACTCGAAGCGGGCGCCGCCGTCGGCGCCGTCGACCGCGCGGACCTCCCACCCGTGGGCGTCGGCGACCTGTTTGACGATCCGGAGTCCGAAGCCGGTGCCGTCCTCGCTCGTCGAGTAGCCCGCCTCGAACACCGCGTCGCGCTCCCCGGCGGGGATGCCGGCGCCGTCGTCCGCGAGCCAGAAGCCGTCGCTCGACCCCCCGACCGTGACGGTGACGGTGTCGCCGCCGTGTTCGACCGCGTTCCGGAGCAGGTTCTCGAACAGCTGTTTGAGGCGACGCTCGTCCGCCCGGATCGTGGCGTCGGCGTCGACGTCGAGGACGAGCGAGGCGTCGGCGGTGTCGACGTTGTCCCAGCACTCGCGGACCGTCGCCGCGAGCGCGACCGGCTGGCGGGAGACGTCGCCGTCGGCGCCCCGCGCCAGCGCGAGCAGGTCCTCGATGAGGGCGTTCATCCGGTCGTGTGCGCGCTCGACGGCGGCGAGGTGGTCGCTGTCGCAGTCGTCTCTCGCGAGCGCCAGCCGGCCGGTCGCGACGTTCAGCGGGTTGCGGAGGTCGTGGGAGACGACCGAGGCGAACTCCTCGAGGCGCTCGTTCTGGCGCCGCAACTCGTCGCGGCTGTCGCGCAGCGAGCGCTCCCCGGCCAACTCGTCGAGCGCCGTCTCGGCGGCCGTCGCGAGGATGCGGGCGAGGTACACGTCGGTGTCGTCGAACACGTTCGGCACCGTCTCGCCCAGCGAGATGGTCCCGTGGTCGCCCATCGGGACGACCAACAGGCTCCGGAGTCCGGTGCCGGCGTCGCTCGCCCCGTCGGCCGTCTCGATGTCCCCGTACACCCGAACCTCGCCCGCCTCGAACGCGCCCCAGTTGAGGCTCCCCGACTCGGCGGTGAACACCTCTCGGTCCGGGAGCACCTCCGGGAGCCGTTCGGACTCGGCTGCCGGCACCAGCCCGTCCACCTCCGGGTCGTAGAACCGCACGACGGCGACCGAGAAGCCGAGGATCTCCTCGACCGCTTCGATGACCCCGTCGGCGACCGCCGCCGTCGACGACGCCCGGACGAGGTCCCGGGTGGCGTCGTGGAGCTGTTCGAGGCTGTGTCGGCGCGTCCGGTTGGTCTCCTCGCGGACCACGCGGTCGAGGGCGGTCTCGAGGTAGTTCGCGAGGATCTCCACGAGCAGCAGGTCGGTGTCGGAGAAGGCGTCCGGCTCCCTCGAGGAGACGATGAACAGGCCGTGCTCCGCGAGCGGGTGGAACACCACGCTCTCGGCCGGCGTCGGCTCCGCCAGCCCGTCCAGCCGCGAGGTTGAGGGGACGTACGTCGGCTCGCCGCTGTCGAACACCCCCCACGCGAAGTGCGACCGGGTCCCCGGCGCGGCGTCCCGGTCGTACACGGGCAGCCCGTCGAACGCGTCGGCGACGGGGTCGGCGGCGGCGACCGACTCCATCCGGTCGCCCCGGTCGGTCACGAGGTGGACGCTGCTCAGGTCGGCGCCGATGATCTCGTCGGCGGCGTCGACCGCCAGCTGCGCCGTCTCCGCGGCAGTGCGCGTGTACGTGAGCGCTCGGGAGCACTCGCGGAGCTGTTCGAGCTTCCGGTCGCGGCGCTTGCGCGCGGAGATGTCCCGGCTGCTGACGACGAACCGGTCCTCGCCGTCGATGTCGAGCCGCCTCACGTGGACCTTGACGGGGAACGTCGACCCGTCGCGGCGCTCGTACACGCCCTCCAACTCGTGTCGGTCCCCCGGCTCCATCCCCGCCCAGATGTCGCGTGCCTCGTCGGCGGCGAGCGCGCGGTCGATGTCCCGCACGTTCATCGAGGTGAGTTCGGTCTCGGTGTACCCCAACTCCTCGCAGAGTCTGGGGTTGGCGTCGACGATGGTCCCCTCGGCGTCGTGGACGTCGATCATATCCGGGGAGTGTTCGAACAGCGCTTCCAGCCGGGCGGTCGTCCGTTCGAGGCGGCGTTCGTGCTCCTTGCGGTCGGTAACGTCGGTGATGAACCCCTCGATGGCCGCCAACTCGCCGTCGTCGTCGTACACGCCGCGGCCGCGCTCCCACATCCACCGCGTCTCCCCGTCGCGCGTGTGGATCCGGTAGGTGACCTCGAACCGCTCGCCGACCGCGACCGCCGCCTGGACACGCTCCCACGTCCGGTCCCGGTCGTCCGGGTGGATCACCTCCTCGCCCCACACCACCTCGTTGCGCTCCAGCACCCCGGCGTCGTATCCGGTCACCGCCTCGACCTCCCCGTCGACGGTCTCCATCGGCCACGTCGGCTCGTTGCGACAGCGGTAGATGATCCCCGGGAGGGTGTCGATCAGCGTCTCCAGGCGCCGCGTCCGCTCGGTCAACATCCGCCGGTCCCGCGACGCGTCGACGGCGTTGACGATCCGGTTGGCGAGCAGCGCGTACTTGTCGGTGCCGCCGCCCTTCTGGAGGTAGTCGGTGACGCCGGCGGAGATCGCGTCGCTCGCGACCTCCTCGGAGCCTTTGCCGGTGAACAGCACGAACGGGAGGTCGGGGTAGTCCGCGCGGACCGAGCGGAGGAACTCGATCCCGTTCTCCCCCGGCATGTCGTGGTCCGAGACGACGCAGTCGATATCGGTGTCGGCCAACACGGCCCGGCCCTCGTCGGGGTCGCTCGCGCTGTGGACCGCGATCCGGTCGTGTTCGCGCTCCAGATACGTCGCGACTAGCTCAGCGAACGCCGGCTCGTCGTCCACGTGGAGGACCTGTATCGCGTCGTCTGTAGCGCTCATAGTCCGATCGTCTGTCGTTGATGGCGGTACTGGTTCATAAGTTGGGCGCACGCCGCACCGCCGCGCGACCCCGCGAGCGACCTGCCACACGACCCGGCGACGGCCGCGACGGCCACGGCGCCCGCGACGGCACCGCCGGGTCGACAGCGCCGAGCTTTAAGCGACCGCACCGAGAACGGCCGCGTAATGCCCGGATTCGACACCATCGTCGTCGCCACGGACGGCTCCGAGAGCGTGTCGCGCGCCGTCACGGTCGCGCTCGATCTGGCCGAGCGCTTCGACGCGGCGGTCCACGCGCTGTACGTCGTCGACAGCGGCGAGGTCGACTCCTCTCCCGACGCGGTCCGCGAACAGATGCGCAACGCGCTCCAGGAGCGCGGCGGCGCCGCCATCGTCGAGGTCCAGAAGCGCGCCGGCCGCGACGTCACCGCCGTCGTCCGCGAGGGGCGCCCGGCCAACGAGATCGCCGACTACGCCCGCGAGATCGACGCCGACCTCGTCGCCACCGGCACCCGCGGCCGCCACGGCGAGAACCGCTTCCTCATCGGCTCGGTCGCCGAGCGCGTCGTCCGTACGTGCCCGGTCCCGGTGCTCACCGTCCGCCAACTGGAGGGCGACGCCGACGAGGGGGACGCCGACGCGGCCGCCTGAGCCGGCGCCGACGCCCGGCCCTCGACCGTCCGCGACGGCGACTCGAACACGACGGCCACGAAGCCGATCGGGAGCACGCTCGCTGGTCGTCCCGGCCCGCTCGCGGTGTCGTGGTCTCGCCCCGCTCGACCGCGCACCGCGCTCGCGGCTCGCTTCGCTCACCGTTCGCGTTCCCGTGGCCGCGCTACGCTCGGCCACGCACACCACCGTTGTTTTCCCCACAGGTCCCGACCCCGCGGTATGGACGACGAACTCATCGACAGCGGCTCGCTGCCGCTGGAGCGCAAGTCCCGGCTCCCCGGAACGGGCTTCTTCTACCCGGACTCGCTGGACGAGGACCGCGCCGAGGAGCGCGCGAAGGAGGCCGTCGAGGGCGCCGAGGCGGTCGTGATCACCGACTCCGACGCGGACGGACTCGGCTGTGTCGCGCTCGTCCGCGAGGCGTACGACGCCGCGCTCGACCCCGAACCGTTCGAGGTGCGCCGCCGCGCCAAACTCGACGACACCTACGAGGAGCAGTTCGGCGAGGACGCCGACGACGAGGCCGACCGTCAGGAGTCGCCCGTCGCCCTGCTCCCCTCCGGCCCGCACTCCTTCGAGGAGGACCTCGGCTACGCCGCCGAGTACCTCGAGGACGGGACGGACGTGTTCGTCTGCGACATCTGCCCCGACGAGTTCGAGTACATCGCCGAGGACCTCACCGCGGTCGTCGACCGTGCCGACGCCGTCCGGTGGTTCGACCACCACCAGTGGGACGAGGAACTGGCCGCCTCGGTTCGCGAACTCGGCGTCGACCTCGTCGTCGGCGAGAGCGACGAGGAGTGCTCGACGGACGTCACCCTGCGCTCGCTCGACTACGACTTCGACGAGCGGTTCGCCGAACTCGCGGCGGTGACCCGCGACCACGACCTCTGGCTGAAGGAGGACCCGCGCTCGCACGACTTGGCGGACTACGCCTACTGGACCGGTGCCGAGGAGTACGCCGCCGTCGTCGGCGCGTACGGCGCCGCCCTCCCGGACGTGGCGACGGAGTACGTCGAACACCGCCGCGTCGAGAAGCGCCGCCTGATCGAGAAGGCCGTCGGCCGCGCGGTCCACCACGAGGTCGGCGACTGGACCGTCGGCGTCACGTACGGCCGGTGTTCGCAAAACGAGGTCGCCGACGCGCTCCGCGAGGACGGCGCCGACGCCGCCGTGATCGTCAAGCCCTCCGGCTCCGCCTCCATCCGCGGCTCCGAGGGGTTCGAACGCGCCCACGAGGTCGCCGGACGGGTGAACGGCGGCGGCCACCCGAAGGCCGCCGGCTGTAAGCCGGACATCTACGACGACATGCTCGACTACGGCCACCACTGGACGACCGAGGGCGCCACCGCCAAGCGCGTCATCCTCCGGGCCTTCGAGGCCGTCGCCGACGAGGCGGCCGCCGAGGACGCCGCCGACGCGGCGGAGTAGCCCCCCGTCCCGGCCGGCCGGGGATCGGCCCCGCAACCTACCAGTGTCGCGCCCGAATCACGGTCCGCATGAACGCCACAGCGTGCGGTGCGTCCCGATGAAGGCGGCACGAGTTCCCGAACCGGGCGCCGACTTCGAGGTCGTCGACGTGGAGACGCCAGAGCCGGCGGCCGGCGAGGTCCGCGTCGCCGTCGACGCCTGCGGCATCTGTCACAGCGACGCGTTCGTGAAGGAGGGCGCGTACCCCGGCATCGACTACCCCCGGGTGCCCGGCCACGAGGTCGCGGGCCGCGTCGACGCCGTCGGCGACGACGTGACGGCGTGGAGCGAGGGCGACCGCGTCGGCGTGGGCTGGCACGGCGGCCACTGCTTCGAGTGCGACGCCTGCCGCCGCGGCGACTTCCAGCAGTGCGAGGACGCACAGATCACGGGCATCGCGTACGACGGCGGCTACGCGGAGTACATGACCGCGCCCGCGGAGGCGCTGGCGGCGGTCCCCGCGGACCTCGACGCCGTCGACGCCGCGCCGCTGCTGTGTGCCGGCGTCACGACGTTCAACGCCCTGCGCAACACCGACGCACGCCCCGGCGACCTCGTCGCCGTGCAGGGCGTCGGCGGACTAGGACACCTCGGGATCCAGTACGCCCACGCCGCGGGGTTCGAGACGGTCGCGCTGTCGCGCTCGCCGGACAAGGAGGAACTGGCGGACGACCTCGGCGCGGACCACTTCGTGAACGCCGCCGAGGAAGACGCCGCGCAGGCGCTCCGGGAGTTGGGCGGCGCGGACGTGGTGCTCGCGACCGCGCCGTCGGCGCCGGCCATCGAGTCGGTCGTCGACGGACTCGGCACCGACGGGCGCGTGGTCGTCGTCGGTGTCCCCGGCGAGGACGTGGCCGTGAACGCCCAGTCGCTCGTCGGCGTCCGCGGCGGCGTCGAGGGGTGGGCCTCCGGCGACGCCCGCGACTCCCAGGACACGCTGGAGTTCAGCGACCTCCGCGACGTCACGCCGGAGGTCGAGACGTTCGCCCTCGACGACGTGCGCGAGGCGTACAGCCGGATGATCGACAACGAGGCGCGGTTCCGGGCCGTGCTGGAACCGTAGTCGCGGCCGCGGCGGTCGCGGCGACGCGGCGGCTGCGACGGTCGCGTGACGCGACCGCCGGCGTTCGCCGGGAGCCGACGACCGGTCGTCGGTGGCGGGTCGCCGCGGGTAGCCGGATCTGCTGATACGGCTGTCTCCCCGATTGTCGCGGTTGAGACCCTCGCGTACAGCGTTATGTAGGCGTCGGGCGTCGCTCGTTCGATGGCAGCGAACACACCCTTCGACTACTCGCGACACGAACACGACTCGGTCCTCGTCTACGACCTCTCCGAGTGGGACGGCGACACGGACACGGTGGGCGACCTCGAGGACCAGTGGGCCGCCGACGCGCGCCAGTCACACATCTCGGGGACGGTGACGGTGTTCGGTCCCGACGTCAGCCTCGGACGCGAGACGCAAGAACACCTCGCTCGCGAGTGGAGCGCGAACGTCGACGCCGCCGGCGTCGAGCGCATCGCGTTCGTCGCGGACGGCGTGAAGGCCCACGCGGTGAGCGCCAACATGGACGTCGAGCCGGCGGTCCACGCGTTCGGCTCCCGCGAGGACGCTATCGAGTGGGCGCAGGGCTGACACCGCGCGCCGGCAGCGGTCCCGCGTCGCTCCGCGCGGCCGGCCCCCCGTGACCCGTGCGGGCGCCGGCCGCCCGCCGCGCTCGCACCGCCTACAGCAGCCGCCGCAACGCCGTCCGGTGTCGCTCGGCGATCCGCTCGCGTTCGTCGTCGCCGGCGTCGGCGTACCACAGGTCGAACCACTCGCAGGCGGCCGCACGACTCGACAGCAGGTACGGCTCGCGTCGCTCCCCGTAGCGGTCGGGGAGGCCGCCGCGGCGCCGGCGGTACGCCGACTCCAACGCCGTCCGCACACGCTCGCGCAGCGGCGCGTCCAGCGGCGCGTGGTGACACAGGTAGTCCTCCGTCTTCGCCAGATCGAACCCGGCGGGCGCGGCCATCGCCGCCCCCCAGTCGAGCACCGTCCCGACGGGCGACGCCGCGGCGTCGGGGTCGATCAGGAGGTTGCCGAGCCGGTAGTCGTCGTGCACGAGGACCGGCGTCGCGCCGGCGAGCGCGGTCGGGGGGTCCGCGGCCGCGGCGGCGACGCGGTCGGCGAGGGCCGCGAACCGCTCGCCGAAGCCGTCCGCGTGGCCCTCGACCAGCGCGGCGAACATCGCGGGCCAGTCGTCGAACGGCTCGGCCACCCGGAGTCCGTCCTCGCCGTCGCGGGCGAACGTCCCCGGCGCGTCGAACGTTCGGCGGTCGTGGATCGCGGCGAGGTGTCGCCCCGCGTCGGCGGCGACGCCGCGCTGGACGGCCGGCGGGAGCGAGCGCATCCCGCCCTCGCGTGTCTCGCCCGTGCGGTGTTCGAGCACGACGTACGGCGTGCCGTCGTCGCGCCCCTCGGTGTACACCGACGGCACCGGCACGTCCGTCTCCCGGCCGACGAGCCGCAGCAGCGACGGCTCGACGCGGAACCGCTCGTCGTCGACGAACGTGGCGTACTTCAGTACCGCGCGGTCGGGCGCCGCCGGGTCGGGACTCCCGCGCGGGTCGAGGTCGAGTAGCCACACCGCGTCGGTGCCCGTCTCGGCGGGGACCGCGTCGGCGACACGCCACCCGGTCGCCTCGCGGACCAGTCGATCGATCGCCTCGGCGTCGAGGGCGTCGTCGGAGCCGTCGGTCATGCGGCGGGTCCGCCGGGGTTACGCCTCGTCCCCGACGGGCGGCTCCTCGCTGTACTCGCCCATGACCCACTTGTGCGAGTAGTCGGTGCCGCACGAGCAGTGGGCGTACGCGTGCATCACGTCGCCTTCGGCGTACAGCCCGCCGACCTCCTCGTTTCGCTCCTCGCCGAAGGCGAACACGAACGCCGCGTCGTGGTCCTCGCCGGGCGCCTCGACCGCGTCGGGGCACTCGCCGCCGCCGAGGTCGGGGTGGATCACGCCGTCGCGGCCCATCGCCTCCTTGGCGAACTGCATCGGGTCCATCCCGGTGCCGGCGGCGAACGCCTTGCGCCCGTCGTCGCCGGGGACGACGAGGACGACGCCGTCGTCGACGGCCTCGCCCATGCTCGCGATCTTCCCCTGGTCGTCGAGGTGGTCGTGCGTGAGGTAGATCGCCACGTCGTCGAGGCGCTCGCCCGCGAGGAACGCGTCGAGTTTGCCGTCGTCGTCGGTCATACCCGCGGATCGGCGGCGGAGTCGTAAAAGGTCGTCCGTCGCGGGTCGGGATGCCCGGTCGCCGCCGACCGGACCGATCGTCTCACCGGCGATAATCGGCACCTCAGTCGTAAGTACGCCGCGGTCGAGACTTACTCAATGAGCGCGGAGGACGACTCGATCGCCGTCCTGTACGTCAACGACGAGCCGGAGCTGTTGGACCTGTTGGCGACGGGGCTGGAGCGAAACGCCGAGCGGATCACCGTCTCGACGGCCGAGTCGGTCGCCGAGGGGCTCGCACACCGCCGCGAGCACGCCGTCGACTGCATCGTGAGCGACTACTCCATGCCGGAGGCCACGGGGATCGACTTCCTCGAGACGGTCCGCGAACACGACCCCGAGCTACCGTTCGTCATGTTCGCCGAGACCGGGAGCGAACGCGTCGCCAGCGAGGCCATCTCGGCGGGCGTCACCGACTACGTGATCGAGCAGGCCATCGGCAACCAACACGAGCTACTGGCTCGCAAGATCGCGACCTACGTGGACCGGCGCCGGGCCGAGCGCCGGGCCGAGCGCACGAACCGTCGGCTCCGGGAACTGGCGGACGTCTCCGACGACGTGCTGTGGATGTTCTCGGCGGACTGGTCGGAGCTGCTGTTCATCAACGGCGCACACGAACTCCTGTTCGGCCAGCCGGTCGACGAGCTGTACGCCGACCCCGACTCGTTCCTCGAACGCGTCCACCCCGACGACACGCCCCGCGTCCGTGCCGCGATGGCGCGGGCCGCCGGCGGCGACTCCCAGAGCGTCGAGTACCGCGTCCGGCAGTCGGCGTCCGTCGAGGTGTGGGTGGAGTCGCACTGTGAGCCGGTCGTCGAGGACGGGGAGGTGCTGCGGATGACCGGGTTCACCCGGGACATCACCGACCGGAAGGTGCACGAGCGCGAGTTGGCGACCACCAACGAACAGCTCGAGCAGTTCACCTCGACGGTCGCACACGACCTGCGCAACCCGATCGCCATCGCCGACGGCCACCTCGAGTTGGCCCGCGAGGCGTTCGACAGCCCCCACCTCGACGCCAGCGCGCGAGCGGTCGAGCGGATGGACGAACTCATCGACGACCTCCTGACGCTCGCGCGCACCGGCACCGCCGTCGGCGACGCCGAGCCGGTCGAGTTCGCCGAGGTCATCCGCGCGGCCGAGCACAACGTCGCGACGGCCGACGCCACGCTCACCGTCGACCGAACCTGTCGGATCGAGTGTGACGCCACCCGGCTGAAGGAGGCGGTCGAGAACCTCCTGCGCAACGCCGTCGAACACAACGAGGCGGCGGTCGCGATCTCAGCCGGCATCCTCCCCGACGGGGGCGGCTTCTACGTCGAAGACGACGGCGAGGGGATCCGGCCGGCCAACCGGGACGACGTGTTCGACGACGGCTACACCACCGTCCAGAAGGGGACCGGGTTCGGTCTCTCGATCGTCTCGCGGATCGTCGACGCCCACGGCTGGGCGATCGAGGTGACCGGCGGTCCCGACGGCGGCGCGCGCTTCGAGGTGACCAGCGTCGACTGCTGTGACACGCCTCGGGCGCCCGCCACCGCCGGCGACTGAGCCGGTCACGCACCTCGCTGCCCGTCCGCTACGAGTCGTCGTACAGCGA
It encodes the following:
- a CDS encoding sensor histidine kinase — protein: MSAEDDSIAVLYVNDEPELLDLLATGLERNAERITVSTAESVAEGLAHRREHAVDCIVSDYSMPEATGIDFLETVREHDPELPFVMFAETGSERVASEAISAGVTDYVIEQAIGNQHELLARKIATYVDRRRAERRAERTNRRLRELADVSDDVLWMFSADWSELLFINGAHELLFGQPVDELYADPDSFLERVHPDDTPRVRAAMARAAGGDSQSVEYRVRQSASVEVWVESHCEPVVEDGEVLRMTGFTRDITDRKVHERELATTNEQLEQFTSTVAHDLRNPIAIADGHLELAREAFDSPHLDASARAVERMDELIDDLLTLARTGTAVGDAEPVEFAEVIRAAEHNVATADATLTVDRTCRIECDATRLKEAVENLLRNAVEHNEAAVAISAGILPDGGGFYVEDDGEGIRPANRDDVFDDGYTTVQKGTGFGLSIVSRIVDAHGWAIEVTGGPDGGARFEVTSVDCCDTPRAPATAGD